Proteins encoded within one genomic window of Brassica rapa cultivar Chiifu-401-42 chromosome A09, CAAS_Brap_v3.01, whole genome shotgun sequence:
- the LOC103840050 gene encoding probable serine/threonine-protein kinase At1g09600, translated as MGCICSKGAAEEEEEDNVVFHRQKENWNKSSSVQLLASVPSNKDDFSHKAVDGSSGGGRRASGLIVPVDDIHDGKTVIVERPSRSHRGRRVSDNGKGQGLIISNVPRSAEAELIAAGWPYWLTSVAGEAIKGWVPRRADSFEKLDKIGQGTYSIVYKARDLETGQIVAMKKVRFANMDPESVRFMAREINILRKLDHPNVMKLQCIVTSKLSGSLHLVFEYMEHDLSGLALRPHVKFTEPQIKCFMKQLLCGLEHCHSRGILHRDIKGSNLLVNNDGVLKIGDFGLASFYNPDSDQPLTSRVVTLWYRAPELLLGSTEYGPAIDLWSVGCILAELFVGKPIMPGRTEVEQMHKIFKLCGSATEEFWETTKFPQATSYRPQHPYKRVLQETFKNLPSSSLALLDKLLSVEPETRCSASSTLMSEFFTTEPLPCHISSLPKYPPSKELDAKKRNEEARRKRAEAVKWRGHESARRGLRDSKITPEFLASGHSNVLINTPLGFKKPSGKRFADTKSMIHPSAAWNKNGGSKSNVGEVRASRSNNVLSTMGDYLSSSSQKENVASRKPTTTYMRKKNIMHCSGPLMPPGGNIEDMMKDHERGIQEAVRKSRLDKSAVKKKKDIPVRACA; from the exons ATGGGCTGCATATGCTCAAAAGGagcagcagaagaagaagaagaagacaacgtTGTTTTTCACCGTCAGAAAGAAAACTGGAACAAATCTTCCTCAGTGCAATTGCTTGCTTCTGTGCCTTCAAATAAAGACGACTTCTCTCATAAAGCCGTTGATGGAAGCTCCGGTGGTGGAAGAAGAGCGAGCGGTTTGATTGTTCCTGTAGATGATATTCATGATGGTAAAACAGTCATCGTGGAGAGACCTTCGAGGTCTCATCGAGGAAGAAGAGTCTCAGACAACGGCAAAGGACAAGGGTTGATTATTTCGAATGTTCCTCGTAGCGCAGAAGCAGAGCTTATTGCTGCTGGATGGCCTTATTGGTTGACCTCTGTAGCAGGTGAAGCCATCAAAGGTTGGGTTCCTCGCCGTGCAGATTCCTTTGAGAAGCTTGACAAA ATAGGACAAGGGACTTACAGCATTGTGTATAAGGCTAGGGATCTTGAGACAGGCCAAATAGTGGCGATGAAGAAGGTGAGGTTTGCTAATATGGATCCGGAGAGTGTGAGGTTCATGGCTAGAGAAATCAACATTTTGAGAAAGCTAGACCATCCAAATGTTATGAAGCTTCAGTGTATTGTCACTTCAAAGCTATCAGGTAGCTTGCACCTTGTGTTTGAGTACATGGAGCATGATCTTTCTGGCCTTGCCCTCAGGCCTCATGTCAAATTCACTGAGCCACAG ATAAAGTGTTTTATGAAACAACTGCTATGTGGACTAGAGCATTGTCATAGCCGTGGAATCCTTCACCGTGACATCAAGGGTTCGAATCTTTTGGTGAACAATGATGGAGTTCTCAAGATTGGAGATTTCGGTCTAGCTAGTTTTTATAATCCGGATAGTGATCAACCGCTCACAAGCCGTGTAGTGACCTTGTGGTATAGAGCACCTGAGCTTCTACTTGGATCTACAGAGTATGGACCCGCCATTGATCTCTGGAGCGTTGGTTGCATTCTAGCTGAACTCTTTGTAGGAAAACCAATCATGCCTGGAAGAACAGAG GTGGAGCAAATGCATAAGATATTTAAGCTGTGTGGTTCAGCAACAGAGGAATTCTGGGAGACGACAAAGTTCCCACAGGCGACAAGTTACAGACCGCAACATCCTTACAAGCGTGTGCTTCAAGAGACTTTCAAGAACTTACCATCTTCTTCTTTGGCTCTCCTTGACAAGCTTCTCTCTGTAGAACCAGAGACAAGATGCTCAGCTTCTTCTACTCTAATGAGCGAG TTTTTTACAACGGAGCCACTCCCTTGTCACATATCAAGTTTGCCTAAGTATCCTCCAAGCAAGGAACTGGATGCAAAGAAACGAAACGAAGAAGCGAGAAGGAAAAGAGCGGAAGCAGTGAAGTGGCGTGGACACGAATCTGCGAGAAGAGGTTTAAGAGACTCCAAGATAACACCGGAGTTCCTTGCTTCAGGCCATTCAAATGTCTTAATCAACACTCCTCTTGGGTTCAAGAAACCGAGTGGAAAACGCTTTGCTGATACCAAGTCAATGATCCATCCAAGCGCGGCATGGAATAAGAATGGTGGCTCTAAGAGCAATGTAGGAGAGGTGAGAGCTAGCCGGTCTAACAATGTGCTTTCTACAATGGGAGATTACTTATCTAGCTCTTCCCAAAAGGAAAACGTGGCTTCAAGAAAACCCACAACG ACATACATGCGCAAGAAGAACATAATGCACTGTTCAGGTCCTTTGATGCCTCCTGGTGGTAACATTGAAGATATGATGAAAGATCACGAGAGAGGAATCCAAGAAGCTGTACGCAAGTCCCGCCTTGACAAAT